The DNA segment CCTTCTCTTTGGCAACGCAGGCGATATGCCCCCCCTGGGGGCTAAAGACCGCCTCGGAGACCAGCCCGTCGAAGGTTCGCGACCAGGGGCGGTCGTCCACCGCAATGGTCCACTTGCCGAACCTGGGAGCTACGATCGCCGCAAGCTGCCGACCGTCGGGGCTGTAGGTCTGGTGCCAGAGCTGCACATAGTCGCCGCTCCAGAGGCGCTCGCCGTCACGGGCCAGGGTCCAGCTGCCACCGATTTTGACCGGCGCGCAGACCGTGCCGTCCTGGGGGTGAAAGCGCGGCTCCCAGACGGCGTTGAAGCGCTGCCCCCAGGTGGCGCCGTCCACGGCGATGGTATAGTCGTAAAGGGTTGTTCGCACCTCGGCGGCCACATGCCCGCCGTCGGAGCTGAAATCCAATCCCCAGACATTCACGAAATTCCGCTCCCAGGGCTTCCCGTCCACCGCCACCGTGTAACAGCCTTCTTGAAACTTGAAGATTTCCCCCTCGTTGAAGGCGACGGTCTGCACCACCGCGGCGGCCCGGCGGCCGTCCGAGCTCAGGCGCAGATTATTCAACGCTCCGAAGGCGCTTTCCCAGGGAACACCGTCCAGCACGGCGAAATATTTCATCGCCTTCTGGGCGGCGGCGGCCACATGTCCACCGACGGCACCGAAGAGGGGGTTCCAGAGGTAGTCGAAGCGCTCCTCCCACGTCTCGCCGTCCAGCGCCAGGGTCCACTCGCCGCCGTCCGAGACGATGGCCGAGACGCGGCCATCGGGGGTGAAGCGCAAAAACCAGATCTTGTCGAAGGTGTTCTCCCAGGCGTCGCCGTTGACGCAGACCGAAAAACTGCCCTCCTCGGTCTTCACCACGGCGGCAATCTGCTCGCCGTCGGGGCTGACGTAGGGCTCTTCCACCCACGGGTGGATCTCCCCCCACCGCCCCGGATCCGCAACGAGTCTCCTTCCGATCTCCCAGTCCCAGCTGTTTGAACCGCCCATGGACTCCTTCTCCTTTTGTCGCCTGGAAACCGCTGCGCAACAGCGCCTCGCGAAAGGGCCTCGCTGAACTTAATGATGGCGGCCAGGCCGGGCCAAGTTCACTATGGCATCAATTCAGCTCGATTTCAACTCCTTAAGCCGGCAGACAGCGGCCACGCCAGGAAGCCGCAGGCAATCCCGATCACAGATCGATTCCGTAGCGCTTCATCTTGCGCCACAGGGTGGTGCGGTTGATTTTCAAAGCCCGGGCGGTCTTGCCGCGTTTGCCCCCGTGGGCCTGCAGCAGCTGCAGGATCCGATCGCGTTCCGGACGGCCACCCCCCGCCGCCTGCGGGCGATGCTCCGGAGATGTCTGGGGCGGGGCGCCGGGGCCGTTTTTCAGCAAAAAAACCGGCAGGTGGCGCCACTCGATGACCTTTCCCTGACAGATGATCAGGGCATGCTCGAGAATGTTTTCCAGCTCCCGGACGTTGCCGGGGTAGTCATGGTTGAGCAGCACTTCCATGGCCCGCTGGGAGATGCGCTCGACCTGGGTGGTGCGGGTGGCGCAGAGGCGTTTGAGCACATGGGCGATCAAGAGGGGCAGGTCCCCCTGGCGGTCCTTGAGCGGTGGCAGCTCCAGGCGCATGACGTTCAGACGGTAGAAAAGATCCTCACGAAAACGCTTCTGGTGAACCAGCTTTTCCAACCCCAGGTTGCTGGCCGAGATGATGCGCACGTCGACCTTGGTGGTACGCCGGCTGCCCAGCGGGTAGAACTCCTTGTCCTCCAATACCCGCAGCATTTTGGCCTGCAGCGAAAGGGGCAGGTCGCCAATTTCGTCCAGAAAGATGGTCCCGCCGTCGGCCTCCTGGAAGCGGCCCGGCTTGTTCTGATCCGCTCCGGTGAAGGCCCCCTTGACATAGCCGAAAAACTCCGATTCCAGAAGGGTGTCCGGCAGGGCGGCGCAGTTGACCTTCACCAGCGGCTTGCGGGCCCGGGGGCTGGCGTTGTGAACGATCTTGGCAAGCAGGTCCTTGCCGGTGCCGGTGGGCCCCTCGATCAGGATAGTGGCCTGGCTGGCGGCAATCACCGGCACGATCTCGAATATTTTCTGCATCACCGGGTCCTTGCCCACCATGTCATAAAAGGTGTAGCGCTCCTGGATGGCGCTGTCGAACTGGTATTTCAGCGAAAGGTCCGTGAGGGTCGCCAGGCCCCCCACCGTGACGCCTTTTTCGTTTTTGAGGGCCATGCAATTGACCCGCACGGGCAGGGGCTGCCCCTGCCGGGTGACCACCCGCGTTTCGATACCCGACGGACCCCGACCGCTCTCGGCGCCCGCCCGGTTGGCGCGCATCTCGCGGCACAGATCACGGCCGAAAACAGCGCTGCAGGGCCTGCCCAGCAGACTTTTGCGGCTGTAGCCGGTGATGCGCTCGGCCATGGTGTTGAAGAAGGTGATGTGGCCGCCGCGATCCACGGTCAGGACCCCGATGTCCAGGTTGTCCAGTATGATCTTGAGCCTCAGGTCGTCATAGCGGATCCGCCGGATCAGGGACTTGAAGACCGTGTGGTCCTGGAACACCTGGATGCAGCCCGCCGGCCTCTGATCCGGACCGTAGAGCGGCGCCTCGATCCGGGTGATGCTGTGCTCGCCGCTGGTGACATCGGTGATTTCGATTTCCGCACACGCCTCGGTTCCGCCCGGCGGGGTTTGCAGCCCGTCCACATAGCGGCAGCTGCCCCCGCAGAGGTAGTCGCGGAACACCTCGTAGCAGAATTTGCCGACCACATCGGCGGCTTTGCGATCGGTGAGCTGCTCGGCCGAGCGGTTGATGCCCAAGATGCGCCGGTCCGGCGAAAGAACGATGCTTCCCAGCGCGAGGCAATCCAGGATTCCGCCCAACTGCTTGAAACCGATCAGGATGTTTTCCATCACGACCCACCAGCGGCCGGAAAGCTCAACCGGAAGCACGCCCCTTGGCCTTCTTCAGAGACCACCTGAATGTCGCCGCCGCAGTCCTTGACGATCCCATAGCTGATGGAAAGCCCCAGGCCGGTTCCCTTGCCAACCTCCTTGGTGGTGAAAAAGGGCTCGAAGATCCGGTCGCGCAAGGCCTCGGGAATCCCGCCGCCCGAATCCGACACCTCTGCAATCACCCGGCTGCCGACGGGATAGGTCCTGAGCGCGATCTGCTTGGCACCCGGGGGCGGCAGCGCCTCCCCCTGCCAGTGGTCCTCGATGGCGTCCCGGGCGTTAATCAGGAGATTGATGAAGACCTGCTCCAGGCGATCCGCATCGGCCATCACCAGCGGCAACTCGGGGTGGTAGTCGCGCGTCACCGCGATTGCGCGCACCTTGAGTTGCTGACTGAAAAACTCGAAGGCCTTGTCCAGCACCTGGTTGAGCTGCACCTGGCCCAAGTCCAGGTCCGACTGCCGGCCGAACTCGCGCATGTGGTTGATAATCTTGGTGGCGCGGTCGACGTGCCCGTCGATTTCACCGGTCAGGGTCAACAGGATCTCTTCCTTGATCGGCTCCCCGCGACTGGCCTTCTTTTTCAGGAAACTGCTGGCGGTCTTGATCACCGACAGGGGCTGGTTGAGCTCGTGGGCCACACCGGTGGCCATCTCCCCCAGGGTGGCCATCTTGCTGGCCTGGATCAACTGCTGTTCGGCCAACAGCTGCTTGGTGATATCGCTGGTGGTCACCAGCAGGACTTTCCTGCCCTGAAACTCGGAGGGCGAGACGCGGATGTCCACGAAGAGGCGCGCACCGTCGCGGTTGCGGTGCTTGACGCGGTTGATGGCCGCACTGGTCATGAGTTTGAAGGCGTAGTGGTCCCGATCCTCCTCCTCGGCAAAGATGTCCAGAAAAGGTTTGCCCAGGATGTCCGCCTGGGTGAAGCCGTAAACCCGCTCAACGCTCTGGTTGCAGTCCAGGACGTGGAGGGTGTCCACATCCAGCACGAAAACCGGATTGGGAATGTTGGTGAAGATGGCCCGGTATTTCTGCTCGGACTTCTCCAGCTTTTCGGCCAGCAGCTTGCGCGGGGTGATATCCAGGCTCATCTCCATGGCGGCCACGATGTTGCCGCGGGCGTCAAAGACCGGCGTGGTCTTGTAAATCCAGTGGGAAACCGAGCCGTCCTTGTTGAGGCCCATTTCCTCGCCGGAGTGGGACTGGCCGTCGGCAAAGGTCTTTTCCACCGGGCAATTGTCGCATTTTTGCCGCCGACTCTTGTAGGCCGAGTAGCAGAAATCGCCCGGATTTGGCGCGAACTGGTTGGCAAACTGGCGATTGTACTGCAGCAGGCGGAACTCACGGTCCTGCACCGTGATCAGGCAGGGAACGGCCTCAAAGAGGTTCTGATATTCGTCGCGCTGCTGGTTGAGGGCTTCCTGATTGGCGGCGATCTCTTCCCCCATACGGTTGATGGCCCTGGCCAGCTGCCCCATCTCATCCTCCTGGCGAATGTCCACCCGGCTCAAGTAGTCCCCATGGCCGATGCGCCGCGTGCCTTCGATGAGCTTGCGCACCGGCCGGTTGACGAAGGCCATCACCAGCAGGAAAATACCGGTGGATGTCATCAGGAAAACCAGGCCGGCCAGCCCGATGATGCCCTTTTCGATCAGCAGCACCTGCCGGTCGGTTTCCTCGAGGGAGACCACCACGTCGAGGGCACCCAAAACCTTTTTGGACTTGGGGTGCACATGGCAGGGGTCGGCGGAGCAGCCGGGCTCGTTGAAAATCGGGCTGATGATGCCCAGATGGCGGTAGCCGTCGTCAAGGGCGACGATCCGGATGCGCTCCTCGAGCCCCAATTTTTCCTGGGGCGGCTCGGTCCGGTGGCAGATGTGGCAGGCTTCGTCGCGAATGTTGGTGAAGCGGTCCACCTCGGAGCTGCGGTTGGAGTACTTGATCTGGCCGGCTTTGTTGTAGATCCGGACGGCGTCGAGGCCTTCCTGCCCGCCGATATTGGTGATGATCTGGTTGATGTCGTCGCGCGAGTTGAGCATCATGGCGTAGTGAGTGCCGAGACGGATGGTGGTGGTCAGGCGGTCGGCGCTGGCGACGACATCCGCCATGATTCTCTTTTGCTGGTAATCGATGGTAAAATAAGCCCAGGTGGCGATGGAAAAAAGCAG comes from the Desulfobacteraceae bacterium genome and includes:
- a CDS encoding WD40 repeat domain-containing protein, producing MGGSNSWDWEIGRRLVADPGRWGEIHPWVEEPYVSPDGEQIAAVVKTEEGSFSVCVNGDAWENTFDKIWFLRFTPDGRVSAIVSDGGEWTLALDGETWEERFDYLWNPLFGAVGGHVAAAAQKAMKYFAVLDGVPWESAFGALNNLRLSSDGRRAAAVVQTVAFNEGEIFKFQEGCYTVAVDGKPWERNFVNVWGLDFSSDGGHVAAEVRTTLYDYTIAVDGATWGQRFNAVWEPRFHPQDGTVCAPVKIGGSWTLARDGERLWSGDYVQLWHQTYSPDGRQLAAIVAPRFGKWTIAVDDRPWSRTFDGLVSEAVFSPQGGHIACVAKEKDRWTIVVDGRAWDGDHDMAWQPVFSPDGRHVAAKVEKNGGYRLLLDGQVLRSDFEALWSPAFSPDGKRLLIRGVGSGAESGRYYREVVALDA
- a CDS encoding sigma 54-interacting transcriptional regulator, with product MLPVELSGRWWVVMENILIGFKQLGGILDCLALGSIVLSPDRRILGINRSAEQLTDRKAADVVGKFCYEVFRDYLCGGSCRYVDGLQTPPGGTEACAEIEITDVTSGEHSITRIEAPLYGPDQRPAGCIQVFQDHTVFKSLIRRIRYDDLRLKIILDNLDIGVLTVDRGGHITFFNTMAERITGYSRKSLLGRPCSAVFGRDLCREMRANRAGAESGRGPSGIETRVVTRQGQPLPVRVNCMALKNEKGVTVGGLATLTDLSLKYQFDSAIQERYTFYDMVGKDPVMQKIFEIVPVIAASQATILIEGPTGTGKDLLAKIVHNASPRARKPLVKVNCAALPDTLLESEFFGYVKGAFTGADQNKPGRFQEADGGTIFLDEIGDLPLSLQAKMLRVLEDKEFYPLGSRRTTKVDVRIISASNLGLEKLVHQKRFREDLFYRLNVMRLELPPLKDRQGDLPLLIAHVLKRLCATRTTQVERISQRAMEVLLNHDYPGNVRELENILEHALIICQGKVIEWRHLPVFLLKNGPGAPPQTSPEHRPQAAGGGRPERDRILQLLQAHGGKRGKTARALKINRTTLWRKMKRYGIDL
- a CDS encoding PAS domain S-box protein yields the protein MLKKLLRLRHSLIAKLILTVGLTLLFSIATWAYFTIDYQQKRIMADVVASADRLTTTIRLGTHYAMMLNSRDDINQIITNIGGQEGLDAVRIYNKAGQIKYSNRSSEVDRFTNIRDEACHICHRTEPPQEKLGLEERIRIVALDDGYRHLGIISPIFNEPGCSADPCHVHPKSKKVLGALDVVVSLEETDRQVLLIEKGIIGLAGLVFLMTSTGIFLLVMAFVNRPVRKLIEGTRRIGHGDYLSRVDIRQEDEMGQLARAINRMGEEIAANQEALNQQRDEYQNLFEAVPCLITVQDREFRLLQYNRQFANQFAPNPGDFCYSAYKSRRQKCDNCPVEKTFADGQSHSGEEMGLNKDGSVSHWIYKTTPVFDARGNIVAAMEMSLDITPRKLLAEKLEKSEQKYRAIFTNIPNPVFVLDVDTLHVLDCNQSVERVYGFTQADILGKPFLDIFAEEEDRDHYAFKLMTSAAINRVKHRNRDGARLFVDIRVSPSEFQGRKVLLVTTSDITKQLLAEQQLIQASKMATLGEMATGVAHELNQPLSVIKTASSFLKKKASRGEPIKEEILLTLTGEIDGHVDRATKIINHMREFGRQSDLDLGQVQLNQVLDKAFEFFSQQLKVRAIAVTRDYHPELPLVMADADRLEQVFINLLINARDAIEDHWQGEALPPPGAKQIALRTYPVGSRVIAEVSDSGGGIPEALRDRIFEPFFTTKEVGKGTGLGLSISYGIVKDCGGDIQVVSEEGQGACFRLSFPAAGGS